Proteins encoded within one genomic window of Amycolatopsis nigrescens CSC17Ta-90:
- the vanX gene encoding D-Ala-D-Ala dipeptidase VanX yields MNDDFVFVDELVPGIRWDAKYATWDNFTGKPVDGYLVNRVVGTRTLCAALEAAREKAASLGFGLLLWDGYRPQRAVDSFLRWSKQPEDGQTKLRHYPNIDRAEMFEKGYVAAKSGHSRGSTVDLTLYHLATGELAPMGGDHDLMDPLSHHGAKGITPVEASNRQHLSYIMEACGFNRYDCEWWHYTLKDEPYPDTYFDFPITKVLIHA; encoded by the coding sequence ATGAACGACGATTTTGTCTTTGTCGACGAGCTGGTGCCCGGCATACGATGGGACGCCAAGTACGCCACCTGGGACAACTTCACCGGCAAACCCGTGGACGGCTACTTGGTAAATCGAGTTGTCGGCACGAGGACGTTGTGCGCAGCACTGGAAGCAGCGCGAGAAAAAGCCGCGTCCCTCGGCTTCGGCTTGCTCCTTTGGGATGGTTATCGCCCCCAACGCGCCGTGGACAGCTTTCTGCGCTGGTCGAAACAGCCGGAGGACGGCCAGACGAAGCTACGGCACTACCCCAACATCGACCGAGCCGAGATGTTCGAAAAAGGATATGTGGCAGCAAAGTCGGGCCACAGCCGGGGCAGCACCGTTGACCTGACGCTCTACCACTTGGCGACCGGCGAGCTCGCCCCCATGGGCGGCGACCACGACCTGATGGATCCGCTCTCACATCATGGCGCCAAGGGAATCACGCCAGTCGAAGCGAGTAACCGTCAGCACCTTAGCTACATCATGGAGGCCTGCGGTTTCAACCGGTACGACTGCGAGTGGTGGCATTACACGCTGAAAGACGAACCTTATCCGGACACCTATTTCGATTTTCCCATCACGAAGGTACTAATACATGCCTGA
- a CDS encoding GNAT family N-acetyltransferase produces the protein MPEIRPVRAADAPRLTGLLAQLGYPSELDAVTSRLAGVLNSATQQVLVSVSADGSRIDGYLGVERRFLLEEDERVEITGLVVDSAARRSGLGRTLVQAGEQWAVQQGLHTVVVRSNVVRPESHAFYAGIGYQRTTTSHTYRKEVRGVSGPGQA, from the coding sequence ATGCCTGAGATCCGTCCGGTACGTGCGGCCGACGCCCCGCGCCTCACCGGACTGCTGGCCCAGCTCGGGTACCCGAGCGAACTCGACGCGGTGACCAGCCGGCTGGCGGGCGTGCTGAATTCGGCCACCCAGCAGGTGCTGGTCTCCGTTTCGGCCGACGGCTCCCGCATCGACGGCTACCTAGGTGTCGAGCGGCGATTTCTGCTGGAAGAGGACGAACGCGTCGAGATCACCGGCCTGGTGGTCGATTCGGCGGCCCGCCGGTCCGGCCTCGGCCGCACTCTGGTGCAGGCCGGCGAACAGTGGGCAGTACAGCAGGGCCTGCACACGGTCGTGGTTCGTTCGAATGTCGTGCGCCCCGAATCCCACGCGTTCTATGCGGGAATCGGGTACCAGCGGACGACGACCTCGCATACCTACCGCAAGGAGGTCCGGGGCGTGTCCGGACCGGGGCAGGCGTGA
- a CDS encoding UDP-N-acetylglucosamine--N-acetylmuramyl-(pentapeptide) pyrophosphoryl-undecaprenol N-acetylglucosamine transferase, translated as MTAPRVVVAGGHSAGHIEPTMNFADALRRLEPTAEITALGTVHGLDTTLIPARGYPLELVPPVPLPRELNRALLQTPGKLRDSVLAAGAVLDRVRAEVVVGFGGYVAAPAYVAARRRGLPIVVHEANARPGVANRLAARMTTHVFTASPGVRLAHATAIGIPLRPAITGLDRPALRDAARQRFGLRSDGPVLMVTGGSQGAKAINAAVSGAAAALRAAGVQVLHITGPQHVVEMPASNPTDPADPPYVVLPYVDEMQYAYAAADFAICRSGAMTCAELAAVGLPAAYVPLPLRGGEQRLNAEPVVAAGGALLVDNAGLDPAWIETTLIPVLTDHGRIAAMSARASAAGALDADVVLARHVLTVVAERR; from the coding sequence GTGACGGCACCGCGCGTCGTGGTCGCCGGCGGCCATTCGGCCGGGCACATCGAGCCCACGATGAACTTCGCCGACGCGCTGCGCCGGCTGGAGCCAACCGCCGAGATCACCGCACTCGGCACCGTGCACGGCCTGGACACCACGCTCATCCCGGCCCGCGGCTACCCGCTCGAACTCGTCCCGCCGGTGCCGCTGCCGCGCGAACTGAACCGGGCCCTGCTGCAGACGCCGGGCAAGCTGCGCGACTCGGTGCTGGCGGCCGGGGCGGTGCTCGACCGCGTCCGGGCCGAGGTCGTGGTGGGCTTCGGCGGCTACGTGGCCGCGCCGGCCTACGTCGCCGCCCGCAGGCGTGGCCTGCCGATCGTCGTGCACGAGGCGAACGCCCGGCCCGGAGTGGCCAACCGGCTGGCGGCCCGGATGACCACGCACGTGTTCACCGCCTCGCCGGGTGTCCGGCTGGCGCACGCCACCGCCATCGGCATCCCGCTGCGGCCGGCGATCACCGGGCTCGACCGGCCCGCGCTGCGCGACGCCGCCCGGCAGCGGTTCGGCCTTCGATCCGACGGCCCAGTACTGATGGTGACCGGCGGTTCGCAGGGCGCCAAGGCGATCAACGCCGCGGTATCCGGCGCGGCCGCAGCGTTGCGGGCGGCCGGCGTGCAGGTACTGCACATCACCGGGCCGCAGCACGTGGTCGAGATGCCGGCCAGTAACCCCACCGACCCCGCCGACCCGCCCTACGTCGTCCTCCCCTACGTCGACGAGATGCAGTACGCCTACGCCGCGGCCGACTTCGCGATCTGCCGTTCGGGGGCGATGACGTGCGCCGAACTGGCCGCTGTCGGCCTGCCGGCCGCGTACGTCCCGCTGCCGCTGCGCGGCGGCGAGCAGCGGCTGAACGCCGAGCCGGTCGTCGCGGCCGGCGGGGCACTGCTCGTCGACAACGCCGGCCTCGACCCGGCCTGGATCGAGACCACCCTGATCCCGGTGCTCACCGATCACGGGCGGATCGCGGCGATGTCGGCCCGCGCGTCGGCGGCCGGTGCCCTTGACGCGGACGTCGTCCTGGCTCGGCACGTGCTCACCGTGGTCGCCGAGCGACGCTGA
- the vanA gene encoding D-alanine--(R)-lactate ligase — translation MKIGIIFGGCSEEHPVSVKSAQEVAKHLDPDKYEPFWIGITKSGGWLLCDGPDGDWENAAGSRPVMLSPDRNVHGLLVLEQGRYETISLDVVLPVLHGKLGEDGATQGLLEHSGIPYAGCDIQSSALCMDKSLAYLVVANAGIATPNFWTVTANENIDPDQLTYPVFVKPARSGSSFGVSKVSRKEELLDAVETARQYDSKVLIEEAVVGSEVGCAILGNELDLIAGEVDQISLSHGFFKIHQESNPESGSENSTITVPADIPAETRSLVQETAKVIYRALGCRGLARVDMFLKEDGTVALNEVNTFPGMTSYSRYPRMMTAAGLPPAEVIDRMVSLALTGKFQ, via the coding sequence ATGAAAATCGGAATTATATTCGGGGGCTGTTCCGAAGAACATCCCGTCTCCGTCAAGTCCGCACAAGAGGTCGCAAAGCACCTCGACCCCGACAAGTACGAGCCGTTCTGGATCGGGATTACGAAGAGCGGCGGCTGGCTGCTTTGCGACGGCCCTGACGGAGACTGGGAAAACGCCGCCGGTAGCCGTCCGGTCATGCTTTCGCCGGACCGGAACGTGCACGGATTGCTGGTCCTGGAGCAGGGACGATACGAAACGATCAGCCTGGACGTGGTGTTGCCCGTTCTGCACGGCAAGCTCGGCGAAGATGGTGCGACCCAAGGCTTGCTGGAGCACTCCGGCATCCCCTACGCGGGCTGCGACATCCAAAGTTCCGCCCTGTGCATGGACAAGTCCCTCGCTTACCTCGTCGTCGCCAACGCGGGAATCGCTACGCCGAATTTCTGGACCGTCACGGCGAACGAGAACATCGATCCCGACCAGCTCACCTATCCCGTCTTCGTGAAGCCGGCCCGTTCGGGGTCGTCCTTCGGCGTCAGCAAGGTGTCTCGCAAAGAAGAACTGCTCGATGCGGTGGAGACCGCGAGGCAGTACGACTCGAAGGTGCTGATCGAAGAGGCCGTCGTCGGCAGCGAGGTCGGCTGCGCCATCCTGGGGAACGAGCTGGACCTGATCGCGGGCGAGGTGGATCAGATCTCGTTATCTCACGGGTTCTTCAAGATCCACCAGGAGAGCAACCCGGAAAGCGGTTCCGAAAACTCGACGATAACCGTTCCCGCGGACATTCCAGCAGAGACCCGATCGCTCGTCCAGGAGACGGCGAAGGTCATCTACCGCGCCTTGGGGTGCCGGGGGCTGGCGCGGGTGGACATGTTCCTGAAGGAGGACGGCACGGTGGCCCTCAACGAGGTCAACACCTTTCCCGGCATGACCTCCTACAGCCGTTACCCGAGAATGATGACCGCCGCCGGCTTGCCGCCGGCCGAAGTGATCGACAGGATGGTGTCGTTGGCGTTGACCGGAAAATTCCAATGA
- the vanH gene encoding D-lactate dehydrogenase VanH, producing MTIYGCGPDEAALFREMAPRFGVRPTITEAAVSEANIELASGNRCISVGHKTRLTDNILLALGQAGVTYISTRSIGYNHINVEYAESIGISVENVAYSPDSVADYTLMLMLMAVRNARSIVRRAAVHDYRLTDAPGKELRDLTVGIVGTGRIGAAVMDRLRGFGCRILAHDTRPEAAADYVSLDELLQRSDIVTLHTPLNADTHHLLNRQRIEKMKRSAYIVNTGRGSLIDTEALVSALESGELGGAALDVLEGEDGIFYADCRNKPIESSLLPRLQELPNVIVSPHTAYYTDHALRDAVENSIANCLNFESRKRHWI from the coding sequence ATCACGATCTATGGATGCGGACCGGACGAGGCCGCCTTGTTCCGGGAGATGGCGCCTCGCTTCGGCGTCAGGCCGACCATCACGGAGGCAGCGGTATCCGAAGCCAATATCGAGCTGGCATCCGGAAATCGATGCATCAGCGTTGGTCATAAAACTCGGCTCACAGATAACATCCTTCTTGCCCTCGGCCAGGCAGGCGTAACGTATATCTCCACCAGAAGCATTGGCTACAACCACATCAATGTGGAGTACGCGGAAAGTATCGGCATCTCCGTCGAGAACGTCGCCTACTCACCCGACAGCGTGGCCGACTACACGCTGATGCTGATGTTGATGGCGGTGCGAAATGCCCGATCCATTGTCAGGCGCGCGGCCGTTCACGACTACAGGCTGACCGACGCGCCGGGAAAAGAACTGCGCGACCTGACTGTCGGGATAGTTGGCACCGGGCGCATTGGCGCGGCGGTCATGGACCGGCTGCGGGGCTTCGGCTGCCGCATACTGGCCCATGACACCCGCCCCGAAGCCGCCGCCGACTATGTTAGCCTCGATGAATTGTTGCAGCGGAGCGATATTGTCACGCTGCACACGCCACTCAACGCCGACACCCATCACCTCTTGAACCGTCAACGTATCGAGAAGATGAAGCGCAGCGCGTACATCGTCAATACCGGACGCGGTTCGCTCATCGACACCGAGGCCCTCGTGTCGGCACTGGAAAGCGGTGAACTGGGCGGCGCGGCGCTGGATGTACTCGAAGGAGAAGACGGAATATTCTACGCAGATTGCCGGAACAAACCCATCGAAAGCAGCCTGTTGCCGCGGTTGCAAGAACTGCCGAACGTGATCGTCAGCCCGCATACCGCCTATTACACGGACCACGCCCTGCGCGATGCTGTTGAAAACTCTATTGCCAACTGCCTGAACTTCGAAAGTAGAAAGCGGCACTGGATATGA
- the ligA gene encoding NAD-dependent DNA ligase LigA: MNARERIQELADQVVVLRDAYYRGSPTVADAEYDAIEDELRGLIEANPELAPDPNPLEQVGAPAVLHAPIRHSRPMLSLDKATRPEQVEAFFERFPGQPVVVMPKLDGLSLALVYEDGRLARAITRGDGTTGDDVTMLVRVLADGIPERVGAAGRVEVRGEAVMLRSTFAAYNTEHPDKPLINPRNAAAGTLRAKDPATVAGRRLRFFAFDLDIDPEGAETDLERALRTIGFTVADMRHCADAAAAQAVIAEIERQRNDLDYDLDGAVLRLADRDAYAAAGTRSSSPRGALAYKFAAEEKTTVLADVVWDVGKTGKIAPVAWLEPVFVGGTTVTRATLANQEVIRARGIRIGDTVLVRRAGDVIPFVAGVLDASKRTGAEREIVPPTTCPSCEQPLTEQGNSRELFCTNVACPAQTVRRLIHWASRAAADIEAIGGVWIERLAEAGILEHPSDFYRLTEEKLLEFDRIGEVSAARMIESIDNSRQVGLRRALIGLAIPMASEGTAARLCRAGFGSLEEVAEAGVDGLVAVEDIGPKVAASLIEHLTRLRPELERLRARGVSLDVREEDLPPVVAAGAPLAGKTVVVTGAINDPRSGEKVARPTFQRLCEKAGATIASSVSASTDLLITGAEVGASKLTKAEKFGVEVVDQSVIWPQLIEAGVV, from the coding sequence GTGAACGCACGGGAGCGCATCCAGGAACTCGCTGACCAGGTCGTAGTGCTGCGCGACGCCTACTACCGGGGTTCGCCGACGGTGGCGGACGCCGAGTACGACGCGATCGAAGACGAGCTGCGGGGCCTGATCGAGGCGAACCCGGAGCTGGCACCGGACCCGAACCCGCTGGAGCAGGTGGGTGCACCCGCGGTGCTGCACGCGCCGATCCGGCACTCGCGGCCGATGCTGTCGCTGGACAAAGCCACCAGGCCCGAGCAGGTGGAGGCGTTCTTCGAGCGCTTTCCCGGCCAGCCGGTGGTGGTGATGCCGAAGCTGGACGGGCTGTCGCTGGCACTGGTCTACGAGGACGGGCGGCTGGCGCGGGCGATCACCCGCGGGGACGGGACGACCGGCGACGACGTGACCATGCTGGTGCGGGTACTTGCCGACGGGATCCCGGAGCGGGTCGGCGCGGCGGGCCGGGTCGAGGTGCGCGGCGAGGCGGTCATGCTGCGCTCCACCTTCGCCGCCTACAACACCGAGCATCCGGACAAGCCGCTGATCAACCCGCGCAACGCCGCCGCGGGCACCCTGCGGGCCAAGGACCCGGCCACCGTCGCCGGTCGCCGCCTGCGGTTCTTCGCCTTCGACCTGGACATCGACCCCGAAGGCGCGGAGACCGACCTGGAGCGCGCGCTGCGCACGATCGGGTTCACCGTCGCCGACATGCGGCACTGCGCGGACGCGGCCGCGGCGCAGGCCGTGATCGCGGAGATCGAGCGGCAGCGCAACGACCTGGACTACGACCTGGACGGTGCCGTGCTGCGGCTGGCCGACCGGGACGCCTACGCCGCGGCCGGCACCCGCTCCAGTTCGCCCCGCGGTGCCCTGGCGTACAAGTTCGCCGCGGAGGAGAAGACCACGGTGCTCGCCGATGTGGTCTGGGACGTCGGCAAGACCGGCAAGATCGCCCCGGTCGCCTGGCTGGAGCCGGTGTTCGTGGGCGGGACCACGGTCACCCGCGCGACGCTGGCCAACCAGGAGGTGATCCGCGCCCGCGGCATCAGGATCGGCGACACGGTGCTGGTGCGCCGGGCCGGCGACGTGATCCCGTTCGTGGCCGGCGTGCTCGACGCCTCGAAGCGCACCGGCGCGGAGCGGGAGATCGTGCCGCCCACCACCTGCCCTTCGTGCGAGCAGCCGTTGACCGAGCAGGGCAACAGCCGCGAACTGTTCTGCACCAACGTCGCCTGCCCGGCCCAGACGGTGCGGCGGCTGATCCACTGGGCGTCGCGGGCGGCCGCGGACATCGAGGCCATCGGCGGGGTGTGGATCGAACGGCTGGCCGAGGCGGGCATATTGGAGCACCCCTCGGACTTCTACCGGCTGACCGAGGAGAAGTTGCTGGAGTTCGACCGCATCGGCGAGGTCTCGGCCGCGCGCATGATCGAGTCGATCGACAACAGCCGCCAGGTCGGGCTGCGCCGCGCGCTGATCGGGCTGGCGATCCCGATGGCCTCCGAGGGCACCGCCGCCCGGCTGTGCCGCGCGGGTTTCGGCTCGCTGGAGGAGGTCGCCGAAGCCGGGGTCGACGGGCTGGTGGCGGTGGAGGACATCGGGCCGAAGGTCGCCGCCTCGCTGATCGAGCACCTCACCCGGCTGCGGCCCGAACTCGAGCGGCTGCGAGCGCGCGGGGTCTCCCTGGATGTGCGCGAGGAGGACCTCCCGCCGGTCGTCGCGGCCGGCGCGCCACTGGCCGGCAAGACGGTGGTGGTCACCGGCGCGATCAACGATCCGCGCTCCGGGGAGAAGGTCGCCCGCCCGACCTTCCAGCGGTTGTGCGAAAAGGCGGGCGCCACCATCGCGTCCTCGGTCTCGGCGAGCACCGACCTGCTCATCACCGGCGCCGAGGTCGGGGCGAGCAAGCTCACCAAGGCCGAGAAGTTCGGCGTCGAGGTCGTCGACCAGAGCGTGATCTGGCCACAGTTGATCGAGGCCGGCGTCGTCTAG
- a CDS encoding aspartate aminotransferase family protein translates to MDDPSFWRHATDHLVRYGGTFTPRIIERAAGCHVYDADGKAILDFTSGQMSALLGHSHPDVVRAVSEAAATLSHLYSGMLSRPVVELARRLAGSLPEPLSRMLLLSTGAESNEAAIKMAKLYTGGYEIVAFDRSWHGMTSGAAAATFSAGRRGYGPPVPGNLTLPTPDAYRSPFRHADGSYDWETELDYGFRLVDQQSSGSLAACLVEPILSSGGIIELPEGYLAMLKEYCAARGMLLIVDEAQTGLGRTGTMYAFERDGVVPDLLTLSKTLGAGLPVAAVLTSAEIEQTCHDRGFLFFTTHVSDPLAASVALTVLDVLERDALVDRAQVLGKELTERLVELRERFEVVGDVRGRGLLQGIELVADKKSKAPADGLGAAVTAACLERGLHLNIVQLPGMGGIFRLAPPLTIEPADLHAGVDIFEAALLDVVSST, encoded by the coding sequence ATGGACGATCCGAGCTTCTGGCGGCACGCCACCGATCACCTGGTCAGGTACGGCGGCACCTTCACGCCGCGCATCATCGAACGCGCCGCCGGCTGCCACGTGTACGACGCCGACGGGAAAGCGATCCTGGACTTCACCTCCGGGCAGATGAGCGCGCTGCTCGGGCACTCGCATCCCGACGTCGTCCGGGCGGTCAGCGAAGCCGCGGCGACCCTGAGCCACCTCTACTCCGGCATGTTGAGCCGGCCCGTGGTCGAACTCGCCCGGCGGCTCGCCGGCTCCCTTCCGGAACCGCTGAGCCGCATGCTGCTGCTGAGCACGGGCGCGGAGTCCAACGAAGCCGCGATCAAGATGGCCAAGCTGTACACCGGCGGCTACGAAATCGTCGCCTTCGACCGCTCGTGGCACGGGATGACCTCCGGCGCGGCGGCCGCCACCTTCTCGGCCGGACGTCGCGGCTACGGTCCCCCGGTGCCGGGCAACCTCACCCTGCCGACGCCGGACGCCTACCGTTCACCGTTCCGGCACGCGGACGGTTCCTACGACTGGGAAACCGAGCTGGACTACGGATTCCGGCTCGTGGACCAGCAGTCCTCGGGCAGCCTCGCGGCCTGCCTCGTCGAGCCGATCCTGTCCTCCGGCGGCATCATCGAGCTGCCGGAGGGCTATCTCGCCATGCTGAAGGAGTACTGCGCGGCGCGCGGGATGCTGCTGATCGTCGACGAGGCGCAGACCGGCTTGGGGCGCACCGGAACCATGTACGCGTTCGAACGCGATGGCGTCGTCCCGGACCTGCTCACGCTGTCGAAGACGCTCGGCGCCGGGCTGCCCGTCGCCGCGGTGCTGACCTCGGCGGAGATCGAGCAGACCTGCCACGACCGGGGTTTTCTCTTCTTCACCACCCATGTCTCGGACCCGCTTGCGGCTTCCGTGGCGCTGACCGTGCTGGACGTCCTGGAGCGGGACGCGCTGGTGGACAGGGCGCAGGTGCTCGGCAAGGAGCTGACCGAGCGCCTGGTGGAGCTGCGTGAGCGCTTCGAGGTGGTCGGCGATGTGCGCGGGCGCGGCCTGCTCCAGGGGATCGAGCTGGTGGCGGACAAGAAAAGCAAGGCACCGGCGGACGGTCTCGGCGCGGCGGTGACCGCCGCGTGCCTGGAACGGGGGCTGCACCTGAACATCGTGCAGCTGCCCGGCATGGGCGGGATCTTCCGGCTGGCTCCGCCGCTGACGATCGAGCCGGCGGACCTCCATGCCGGAGTGGACATCTTCGAAGCGGCACTGCTCGACGTAGTGTCCTCGACCTGA